The region CTCGCAGAATACGGCACGCGTGTCGGGCAGCCTGTTATCAAACATATTGAAGGTGATTTGTGGGAATTGCGTCCGTTGCGTAACAGGATTTTTTTCTTTACGTGGAAAGAAAACCGTTTTGTGTTGCTGCATTATTTTATCAAGAAATCGCAAAAGACGCCAAAAATTGAAATTGAAAAAGCAAAATCCAGACTGAAAGATTTTTTGGACAGGAGTGAGTAATATGAGCGTGAAAATTAACGG is a window of Candidatus Equadaptatus faecalis DNA encoding:
- a CDS encoding type II toxin-antitoxin system RelE/ParE family toxin: MYEVIFYHLRNGESPVEEYLDDLKRQGESSKTARINRVKILSYMSSLAEYGTRVGQPVIKHIEGDLWELRPLRNRIFFFTWKENRFVLLHYFIKKSQKTPKIEIEKAKSRLKDFLDRSE